Proteins encoded within one genomic window of Haladaptatus sp. QDMS2:
- a CDS encoding helix-turn-helix domain-containing protein encodes MVRKSFWEDDAPAVQEILDSLDDPACRTLIRRLTEPMTARELSDAADVPLSTTYRKLEQLNDASLLATQMKLRQDGHHQTMYHTAFEEVSIWLDENREFDVSIVRPPAQPEEQLASMWAEMRRGT; translated from the coding sequence ATGGTGCGAAAATCGTTCTGGGAGGACGACGCGCCCGCTGTGCAGGAGATACTCGATAGTCTGGACGACCCGGCATGTCGAACGCTCATTCGACGGTTGACGGAACCGATGACTGCACGAGAACTTTCCGATGCGGCCGACGTACCGCTTTCGACGACGTACCGAAAACTCGAACAACTCAACGACGCCTCGCTGCTAGCCACACAGATGAAACTCCGGCAAGACGGACACCACCAAACGATGTACCATACCGCGTTCGAGGAAGTTTCGATTTGGCTCGACGAAAACCGAGAATTTGACGTTTCCATCGTCCGTCCGCCAGCACAACCGGAGGAACAGCTTGCATCGATGTGGGCGGAAATGCGCAGAGGAACATGA
- a CDS encoding multicopper oxidase domain-containing protein, translating to MSDRIGAPGTGISRRKFLAATGSAGLFATAGCTTISQPTVRTVPLSGSQNGLNLDLPETGKPEVVNLDERGHAVTIKSVMARHHIHPGETMNGPITLPVVWAFQADDGVPSVPGPILRCTEGAELKITLDNSEMQMPHTLHFHGVRKTWENDGVPTTTGVTVMPGEKHTYTIPANVPGTHLYHCHYQTPMHMDMGMYGILRVDPKGYEEADKEYFMTVKEWDTRLSRQHGGENVQYSLSNRHGDAFTINGKSAPATFHPETGSPLIVEPGDTVRVHWVNAGFMSHPLHVHNHRFKIVEKDGSPMPEPLQFLQDVVNVAPAERYTIEFEADADPGIYPVHCHKVDHIRNGDSYPGGMLTAIVYTDAMDTDIFRSVMDYAGYQG from the coding sequence ATGAGTGACAGAATCGGTGCCCCCGGAACCGGAATCTCCCGTCGAAAATTCCTCGCCGCAACCGGCAGCGCTGGTCTCTTTGCGACCGCTGGCTGCACGACTATCTCACAGCCGACGGTACGAACTGTCCCGCTCTCCGGTTCACAGAATGGGCTGAACCTCGACCTCCCGGAGACCGGGAAACCCGAGGTCGTAAACTTAGACGAACGGGGCCACGCGGTCACGATTAAATCCGTGATGGCTCGCCATCACATCCACCCTGGTGAGACGATGAACGGCCCCATCACGCTCCCTGTCGTCTGGGCGTTTCAGGCGGACGATGGCGTTCCGAGCGTCCCTGGCCCTATTCTCCGGTGCACCGAGGGTGCGGAACTGAAAATCACGCTCGACAACTCGGAGATGCAGATGCCCCACACGTTGCACTTCCACGGGGTGCGAAAGACGTGGGAAAACGATGGTGTCCCGACGACGACCGGCGTGACGGTCATGCCCGGCGAGAAGCACACCTACACCATCCCTGCGAACGTCCCGGGCACGCACCTCTATCACTGCCACTACCAGACGCCGATGCACATGGACATGGGCATGTACGGCATCCTTCGGGTTGACCCGAAGGGGTACGAGGAGGCTGACAAGGAGTACTTCATGACCGTCAAGGAATGGGATACCCGCCTCTCGCGCCAGCACGGTGGCGAAAACGTCCAGTACTCGCTCTCGAACCGACACGGAGACGCGTTCACCATCAACGGGAAATCCGCACCCGCGACGTTTCACCCCGAGACGGGGTCACCACTCATCGTCGAACCCGGTGACACGGTCCGCGTCCACTGGGTGAACGCGGGGTTCATGAGCCACCCGCTGCACGTCCACAATCACCGATTCAAAATCGTCGAAAAAGACGGGAGTCCGATGCCGGAGCCGTTGCAGTTCCTGCAAGACGTCGTCAACGTGGCTCCAGCAGAGCGTTACACTATCGAGTTCGAGGCCGATGCAGACCCGGGTATCTATCCGGTTCACTGTCACAAGGTCGACCACATTCGCAACGGCGACAGCTACCCCGGCGGGATGCTGACCGCGATCGTCTACACGGACGCGATGGATACCGATATCTTCCGCAGCGTGATGGACTATGCAGGGTACCAGGGGTGA
- a CDS encoding halocyanin domain-containing protein gives MTTELHRPRDCIDRRRFLTMTAGLAIGSTLGTGLLARPASAAEDDLATFFANTDNVTELVDRRGEPSVEIIVGSAGNGGSFGFEPAAVRVDPGTTVVWTWSGEGGMHNVVAKNGAFKSEFYTKPGETYEFTPVTTGEHRYVCAPHEMMGMRGVLVVGDGAVSLGSVAGSSSSSGTRSAETFDGWLARTDNYDSITDLRGESTVTVEVGADGNGGAFAFEPAAIHVDPGTTVIWEWVGKNEYDVSDPELGYQSDLLAGQGNRFAVEFDGHGLSKYECSAYGEQGMRGVVIVGNGPDPVLSPLGKVLTGGTAVVLGAPFLYGLHRHISDSTSYDEAD, from the coding sequence ATGACCACTGAACTCCACCGCCCCAGAGACTGCATCGACCGCCGACGGTTCCTCACCATGACGGCGGGACTTGCTATCGGCAGCACATTAGGTACGGGTCTGCTCGCGAGACCAGCCTCAGCGGCCGAAGACGACCTCGCGACGTTCTTCGCCAATACCGACAACGTGACCGAACTCGTCGACCGCCGCGGGGAACCGTCGGTCGAAATCATCGTCGGTTCAGCCGGCAACGGTGGGTCGTTTGGTTTCGAACCCGCCGCCGTCCGCGTCGACCCGGGGACGACGGTCGTCTGGACGTGGTCTGGCGAGGGTGGGATGCACAACGTGGTCGCGAAAAACGGTGCGTTCAAATCGGAGTTCTACACGAAACCGGGTGAAACCTACGAATTCACCCCTGTCACGACGGGCGAACACCGGTACGTCTGTGCTCCTCACGAGATGATGGGAATGCGGGGCGTGCTCGTCGTCGGTGACGGGGCGGTTTCCCTCGGGTCTGTCGCGGGTAGTAGTTCATCGAGCGGGACGCGCTCCGCTGAAACGTTCGACGGTTGGCTCGCTCGAACCGATAATTACGACAGTATCACGGACCTGCGCGGCGAGTCGACGGTGACAGTCGAGGTCGGTGCAGACGGTAACGGTGGAGCGTTCGCATTCGAACCTGCTGCCATCCACGTCGACCCCGGCACGACGGTCATCTGGGAGTGGGTTGGCAAGAACGAGTACGACGTCTCTGACCCGGAACTGGGGTATCAGAGTGACCTACTCGCTGGTCAAGGAAACCGATTCGCAGTGGAATTCGACGGCCACGGACTGAGCAAATATGAGTGTTCAGCCTACGGCGAACAGGGAATGCGAGGCGTCGTCATCGTCGGCAACGGGCCAGACCCCGTGCTCTCTCCGCTCGGCAAGGTCCTCACCGGCGGAACGGCTGTCGTCCTCGGCGCGCCGTTCCTCTACGGGTTACACCGCCACATCAGTGATTCGACCAGCTACGACGAAGCGGACTAG
- a CDS encoding DoxX family protein, with product MKNTDDVGLLLVRLTLGLVMVVHGSGKLFAVGPVAMPLGQFEGFLASMGVPLAGLVAVVVAVVEFLGGVLLVAGLFTRYAALGVAGVMFGATVLVHLPNGFANSNGGVEFTLVLTVVALSLVAMGPGAYSIAELVFDGEYHPSVPFAN from the coding sequence ATGAAAAATACCGACGACGTCGGCCTGCTACTCGTCCGGCTTACGCTTGGACTCGTGATGGTCGTCCACGGGAGTGGAAAACTGTTCGCCGTTGGCCCCGTCGCGATGCCGCTTGGCCAGTTCGAGGGCTTTCTGGCCTCGATGGGTGTGCCGCTCGCCGGGCTCGTCGCCGTGGTAGTCGCGGTGGTCGAGTTCCTCGGCGGTGTGCTGCTCGTCGCCGGGTTGTTCACGCGGTACGCCGCCCTCGGCGTCGCAGGCGTCATGTTCGGCGCGACGGTGCTCGTCCACCTGCCGAACGGGTTCGCCAATTCGAACGGCGGCGTCGAGTTCACGCTCGTGTTGACCGTCGTGGCGCTCTCGCTGGTCGCGATGGGGCCGGGGGCGTACTCCATCGCTGAACTCGTCTTCGACGGCGAGTATCACCCTTCGGTACCGTTCGCGAACTAG
- the fer gene encoding ferredoxin Fer, translating into MASPFDVLGIEPGADDSTVVQAYRQRVKETHPDRGGSVREFKAVQTAYAKIQNGYDPEDEEAEEIETEPVREERPETRVEYLNYEVFDDFGWDIHDEDLFEKAAETNLNPRDYGRLLAHPRDALLESVEETGFAWPFACRGGACANCAVAVVEGDIEMPPNHVLSENMMEKGIRLSCIGTPCTDELKVVFNVKHLPGLDELKLPSQRFDTVRAEE; encoded by the coding sequence GTGGCGTCCCCGTTCGATGTCCTCGGGATAGAACCAGGTGCAGACGATTCGACCGTCGTGCAGGCGTACAGACAACGCGTAAAGGAGACCCATCCAGACCGCGGTGGCTCGGTCCGCGAGTTCAAGGCCGTCCAGACCGCCTACGCGAAGATTCAAAACGGCTACGACCCCGAAGACGAGGAAGCAGAAGAAATCGAGACAGAACCGGTCCGCGAGGAGCGCCCGGAGACCCGCGTCGAGTACCTGAACTACGAGGTGTTTGACGACTTCGGCTGGGACATTCACGACGAAGACCTCTTCGAGAAAGCTGCGGAGACGAACCTGAACCCCCGCGATTACGGTCGGCTGCTCGCCCACCCCCGGGATGCGCTTTTAGAGAGCGTCGAGGAGACGGGCTTCGCGTGGCCCTTCGCGTGTCGCGGCGGGGCGTGTGCAAACTGCGCCGTCGCGGTGGTCGAAGGCGACATCGAGATGCCGCCCAATCACGTCCTCTCTGAGAACATGATGGAAAAGGGCATCCGCCTCTCCTGTATCGGCACACCCTGTACGGACGAGTTGAAAGTCGTCTTCAACGTCAAACACCTCCCCGGCCTCGACGAACTCAAACTCCCCTCCCAGCGGTTCGACACCGTTCGGGCGGAGGAATGA
- a CDS encoding ABC transporter permease subunit translates to MSLKTVARKEYHQCRRSPAVLGTVSLFFLSVVFFAAIQWVPKIGQVGYSGTPRFTLALINSLGQPGAIFVPMLGLLVGYHTIAGERESGALKMMLALPHTRRDVVFGKFLGRVAVVMAVTAIAGLAVGVIALVTYAAFDVKSFVINTTIWVLYGSVYVSIAVGFSAWMESKRKALVGTVSLYALFMLGWDALMFILQLIFIGPTLPQGAQLPDVIQFAGVLNPARAFMFASRSALPAYYELTVYSESNAAFLQDWIGFPILAVWVVVPLSLGYLRFRAADIH, encoded by the coding sequence ATGAGCCTCAAGACAGTCGCGAGAAAAGAGTACCACCAGTGTCGACGCTCGCCAGCGGTTCTCGGGACGGTGAGCCTGTTCTTCCTCTCGGTCGTGTTCTTCGCCGCGATTCAGTGGGTGCCCAAGATTGGTCAGGTTGGGTACAGCGGCACTCCGAGATTCACCCTGGCGCTCATCAACAGCCTCGGACAACCGGGGGCGATTTTCGTTCCGATGCTTGGGTTACTCGTGGGCTATCACACCATCGCTGGTGAGCGTGAAAGTGGCGCGCTCAAGATGATGCTCGCACTGCCGCATACCCGACGGGACGTCGTGTTCGGGAAGTTCCTCGGACGGGTCGCCGTCGTGATGGCGGTTACAGCAATCGCCGGCCTCGCCGTGGGCGTCATCGCGCTGGTGACCTACGCCGCCTTCGATGTGAAATCGTTCGTCATCAATACGACCATCTGGGTACTCTACGGGTCGGTGTACGTGTCCATCGCGGTCGGCTTTTCGGCGTGGATGGAGTCGAAGCGAAAAGCGCTCGTCGGGACGGTGTCGCTCTACGCGCTGTTCATGCTCGGCTGGGACGCGCTCATGTTCATCCTCCAACTCATCTTCATCGGGCCGACGCTGCCCCAAGGTGCGCAACTTCCGGACGTGATACAGTTCGCCGGCGTCCTGAACCCCGCGCGGGCGTTCATGTTCGCCAGTCGGTCTGCGCTCCCGGCGTACTACGAACTCACGGTCTACTCCGAGTCGAATGCAGCGTTCCTGCAGGACTGGATTGGCTTTCCCATCCTCGCGGTGTGGGTCGTCGTTCCGCTCTCGCTTGGCTACCTGCGATTCAGGGCGGCGGATATTCACTGA
- a CDS encoding FixH family protein: MTIYPSRRAFLGLSGATLVALSAGCLDAFASDPATLNIKNSAAVDHTVTVSAVHRTGEQADFEASFTLTAGDVQQVPNPLQMAGTYDIRVVVADTYDETYEWTISENGARSLYLDIQSDGMSFSDADWGQ, translated from the coding sequence GTGACGATTTACCCTTCCCGACGGGCGTTTCTCGGGCTCTCCGGTGCCACGCTTGTGGCTCTCTCGGCCGGCTGTCTGGACGCCTTTGCGTCCGACCCGGCCACGTTGAACATCAAAAACAGCGCAGCGGTCGACCACACGGTCACGGTAAGCGCCGTCCACCGCACGGGCGAGCAGGCGGATTTCGAAGCGTCGTTCACTCTCACGGCAGGCGACGTCCAGCAGGTCCCAAACCCACTGCAGATGGCGGGCACCTACGACATTCGCGTCGTCGTCGCGGACACGTACGACGAGACCTACGAGTGGACCATCTCCGAAAACGGTGCGCGGAGCTTGTATCTCGACATCCAGTCAGACGGGATGTCGTTCTCGGACGCCGACTGGGGCCAGTAG
- a CDS encoding alpha/beta fold hydrolase, translating to MTGSDETVGATVHEFATRFGEQSFEEAVELLTEAGREQVVAAFPDEFQQGPLDPTEALSEYWWGLYGQHGEFEGIGAVTVGDGVAEVELCFANGSETATVEFEGDEVTAFSFSPAYEVPEYVDREAFAEHDVIIDAGDIDLGGILAVPEGDGPFPGVLLVHGHGLHDPDGTVGASKILKDVAWGLASEGIATLRYEKRLFDHEVADENYTLDTVVTDDAVAAVSRLAETEEIDADRVFVAGHSQGGMVAPRIADRFEDRVGVISLDGTPDSMVDPDGLAWLRYSMEMDGELDEEQEAEFEEMRETFRRLEADGYGDDETILGKPGVWHRSHRDCDPLVTSSGLDSPVFVLTTSRADEKLQPELAAFRRQKFEVWQDTDLPPGSRVEFYEHVGHYFQHGPTPVAPSTLYFGGNVAGYVVADLVEWIHGVCDD from the coding sequence ATGACTGGAAGCGACGAGACAGTCGGAGCCACAGTCCACGAGTTCGCCACGCGATTCGGCGAGCAGTCATTCGAAGAGGCCGTGGAGTTGCTCACTGAAGCCGGCCGCGAGCAGGTCGTCGCCGCCTTTCCCGACGAGTTCCAGCAGGGTCCACTCGACCCCACGGAAGCCCTCTCCGAGTACTGGTGGGGACTGTACGGTCAGCACGGCGAGTTCGAAGGAATCGGTGCAGTGACCGTCGGAGACGGAGTGGCCGAGGTGGAACTCTGCTTTGCTAACGGGAGCGAAACGGCCACCGTCGAATTCGAGGGGGACGAGGTCACAGCCTTCTCGTTTTCGCCCGCGTACGAGGTCCCCGAGTACGTCGACCGCGAGGCGTTCGCAGAACACGACGTGATCATCGACGCCGGAGACATTGACCTTGGAGGTATTCTCGCCGTGCCCGAGGGCGACGGCCCGTTCCCGGGCGTCTTGCTCGTCCACGGCCATGGCCTCCACGACCCGGACGGGACAGTGGGTGCCTCGAAGATTCTCAAGGACGTCGCGTGGGGGCTCGCAAGCGAGGGAATCGCCACGCTCCGGTACGAAAAGCGCCTGTTCGACCACGAAGTCGCGGACGAGAACTACACGCTCGACACCGTCGTGACCGACGATGCGGTCGCGGCGGTTTCGAGGCTCGCCGAGACCGAGGAGATAGACGCAGACAGGGTGTTCGTCGCTGGACACAGCCAGGGTGGCATGGTCGCCCCGCGAATTGCTGACCGGTTCGAAGACCGTGTGGGAGTTATCTCGCTCGACGGCACCCCGGACTCGATGGTCGACCCGGACGGCCTCGCGTGGCTCCGATACAGCATGGAGATGGACGGCGAGCTCGACGAGGAACAGGAAGCCGAATTCGAGGAGATGCGCGAGACGTTTCGGCGTCTCGAAGCCGACGGGTACGGCGATGACGAAACTATTCTGGGAAAGCCTGGCGTGTGGCACCGGAGCCACCGCGACTGCGACCCGTTGGTCACCTCCTCCGGGCTCGATTCGCCCGTATTCGTCCTGACGACGAGTCGGGCAGACGAGAAACTGCAGCCGGAACTCGCCGCGTTTCGTCGACAGAAATTCGAAGTGTGGCAGGATACGGACCTCCCACCCGGAAGCCGAGTCGAATTCTATGAGCACGTCGGTCACTACTTTCAGCACGGACCGACGCCCGTGGCTCCGAGCACGCTCTACTTCGGCGGGAACGTCGCCGGATACGTCGTAGCGGACCTCGTCGAGTGGATTCACGGCGTCTGCGACGACTGA
- a CDS encoding Lrp/AsnC family transcriptional regulator, producing the protein MVSRDVDDLDRRILAHLQSEARHTSSSDIASTLSVSASTVRNRIQQLEAAGVLRGYHADVDYERAGYQLFTLIVCTAPIPDRGELATAAAGVDGVVEVQEVMTGEANVLVQAVGVDGDDLTRIGEELDELGLQVSDEDLIRSTHRSSFSGFEETDES; encoded by the coding sequence ATGGTGAGTCGAGACGTAGACGACCTTGACCGACGCATTCTCGCACACTTGCAATCGGAGGCACGCCACACCTCGTCCAGTGACATCGCAAGCACGCTCTCGGTTTCTGCGAGTACGGTTCGAAATCGGATTCAGCAACTCGAAGCCGCTGGGGTGCTTCGCGGCTATCATGCCGACGTTGATTATGAGCGGGCGGGATATCAACTGTTCACACTCATCGTCTGTACCGCCCCGATTCCAGACCGTGGCGAACTCGCGACCGCGGCCGCGGGAGTCGATGGCGTCGTCGAGGTCCAGGAGGTGATGACGGGCGAGGCAAACGTGCTCGTCCAGGCAGTCGGCGTCGATGGCGACGACCTCACGCGAATCGGCGAGGAACTGGACGAGCTCGGTCTCCAGGTTTCAGACGAAGACTTGATTCGGAGCACTCACCGAAGTTCGTTTTCCGGGTTCGAAGAGACAGACGAATCGTAG
- a CDS encoding hemolysin family protein, with product MNAIEIWIRLLAGVLLILANGFFVAIEFALTRARQFTEDEFIDGNPKLERAWEMTNDLELYLTTCQVGITASSIAVGIVAEPALAAIFEPLFGGTVLANIGAGALIAYFIINLIHLTHGEQTPTYLGVERSRFVCRYGAAPLHWFYVAISPIIKLGDMVAKWTLKLFGIEMSGAWLEAETDVIESRSQLRNRMSSLLEQGDIKGERHDEVLNALEAGTFEVRDVMVDESDIVFLSTDASVTENLKRVSETPHTRYPLVGESPADVEGIVYVPQVLDNIDALRDEEVTFGDIAAPPMTLSAETTVSDAIDKFQAERQELALVLADGDVVGLVTATDALEAVVGELEDPLDDQSASDKPTGHPSST from the coding sequence ATGAACGCCATCGAGATCTGGATTCGCCTGTTGGCGGGCGTCCTGCTTATCCTCGCCAACGGCTTTTTCGTCGCCATCGAGTTCGCGCTGACTCGCGCTCGCCAGTTCACCGAAGACGAGTTCATCGACGGGAATCCCAAGCTGGAGCGGGCCTGGGAGATGACCAACGATCTCGAACTCTACCTGACGACGTGCCAGGTGGGCATCACTGCCTCCAGCATCGCGGTCGGTATCGTCGCCGAACCGGCACTCGCCGCCATCTTCGAGCCGCTGTTCGGCGGCACGGTGCTCGCCAATATCGGCGCTGGTGCGCTCATCGCCTACTTCATCATCAACCTCATCCACCTCACCCACGGTGAACAGACGCCAACGTACCTCGGCGTCGAACGCTCTCGCTTCGTCTGTCGCTATGGTGCGGCCCCCCTCCACTGGTTCTACGTCGCCATCTCGCCGATTATCAAACTGGGCGACATGGTCGCGAAGTGGACGCTCAAGCTGTTCGGCATCGAGATGTCTGGCGCGTGGCTCGAAGCCGAAACCGACGTCATTGAATCTCGGAGCCAACTTCGAAACCGCATGAGTTCACTCCTCGAACAGGGGGACATTAAAGGTGAGCGCCACGACGAAGTGCTGAACGCACTCGAAGCCGGGACCTTCGAAGTCCGGGACGTGATGGTCGACGAATCGGACATCGTGTTCCTCTCGACCGACGCATCTGTCACCGAAAACCTCAAACGGGTCTCTGAGACGCCCCACACCCGCTATCCGCTCGTCGGGGAATCACCCGCCGACGTCGAAGGCATCGTCTACGTGCCGCAGGTGCTCGACAACATCGACGCACTGCGCGACGAGGAGGTCACCTTCGGCGACATTGCCGCCCCGCCGATGACGCTCTCGGCGGAAACCACTGTCAGTGATGCCATCGACAAGTTCCAGGCCGAACGCCAGGAGTTAGCCCTGGTGCTCGCAGACGGCGACGTCGTCGGACTGGTGACCGCAACCGACGCGCTCGAAGCCGTCGTCGGCGAACTCGAAGACCCACTCGACGACCAATCTGCGAGTGACAAACCGACGGGTCATCCGTCGTCGACCTAG
- a CDS encoding ferredoxin--NADP reductase, protein MNDDSSLRKTEHGVAFVAEILESRPLTPTSHHIRTSRHPQFVYEPVQFAKLSLRTSEGSARFDDSRPMSLASSPTRDSLEYGVRVSDSPFKQAFVNLEPGDEVLIEGPRGHFILNPERDTVLIAGGIGITPLKGMAEYASDKHLDIPVRLIYSNRTADEIAYRDELDALVESNPQFELIHTLTREPEGSEWTGRRGRVDRALVEAVVNELEAPVFYLCGTPGMVRGLWEILQSMGVPPERIIYEQFWGYTG, encoded by the coding sequence ATGAACGACGACAGCTCACTTCGAAAAACGGAACACGGCGTTGCGTTCGTCGCCGAGATCCTGGAATCTCGACCCTTGACGCCGACGAGCCACCACATCCGCACCAGCCGCCACCCCCAGTTCGTGTACGAACCGGTGCAGTTCGCGAAACTCTCGCTGCGCACGTCCGAAGGCTCGGCGAGATTCGACGACTCTCGACCCATGTCGCTGGCCAGTTCGCCAACCCGAGACTCTCTCGAATACGGCGTCCGTGTCTCAGATAGTCCTTTCAAGCAGGCGTTCGTGAACCTCGAACCCGGAGACGAGGTCCTGATTGAAGGTCCTCGCGGCCATTTCATTCTGAACCCCGAGCGGGACACCGTCCTCATCGCCGGCGGCATCGGCATCACCCCCCTGAAAGGCATGGCCGAGTACGCGAGCGACAAACACCTCGATATTCCCGTCCGCCTCATCTACAGCAATCGAACCGCAGATGAAATCGCCTATCGAGATGAACTGGACGCGCTCGTCGAGTCGAACCCACAGTTCGAACTCATTCACACACTCACCCGCGAACCCGAAGGAAGCGAGTGGACGGGGCGCAGAGGGCGTGTCGACAGAGCCCTGGTCGAAGCCGTCGTGAACGAGTTAGAGGCTCCTGTCTTCTATCTCTGTGGCACCCCCGGGATGGTGCGCGGATTGTGGGAAATCTTGCAATCGATGGGGGTCCCGCCGGAGCGAATCATTTACGAGCAGTTCTGGGGCTACACCGGCTGA
- a CDS encoding AbrB/MazE/SpoVT family DNA-binding domain-containing protein: MSEATLDGRGRLTLPKEIRERYGERYRIVQLHDGLKLVPIDEDPLAALRSEFADVEKTATELRDEARNAALDEAGP, encoded by the coding sequence ATGTCCGAGGCAACACTCGACGGTCGTGGCCGCCTCACGCTTCCGAAAGAAATCAGGGAGCGCTACGGGGAGCGCTATCGCATCGTTCAACTTCACGATGGTCTCAAGTTGGTTCCAATTGACGAAGATCCGCTTGCTGCCCTGCGTTCTGAATTCGCAGACGTCGAGAAGACAGCAACTGAACTCCGCGACGAAGCCCGCAATGCGGCGCTGGACGAGGCCGGACCCTGA
- a CDS encoding PIN domain-containing protein, whose protein sequence is MYAETDFLLALIKDEDWLGDAAEKVYHNHRDELWTSQFTLIELLMVAYREERDTERVITNAAALMEIRGDVDTVMAAATYVEDHGFTPFDALHLVESDSDTIVSSDDAYESFAPRLDLKAIGEE, encoded by the coding sequence ATGTACGCTGAAACCGACTTCCTTCTGGCACTCATCAAGGACGAAGACTGGCTCGGTGACGCTGCAGAGAAGGTGTATCACAACCACCGAGACGAACTCTGGACGTCTCAATTCACGCTCATCGAACTCCTCATGGTCGCCTATCGTGAGGAACGGGATACAGAGCGAGTCATCACGAACGCTGCAGCACTCATGGAAATCCGCGGTGACGTGGACACGGTCATGGCCGCAGCAACCTACGTCGAAGACCACGGATTCACTCCCTTCGATGCCCTACATCTTGTCGAATCCGACAGTGATACAATCGTTTCGAGTGACGATGCGTACGAATCATTCGCACCACGACTCGACCTGAAGGCAATCGGGGAAGAGTAG
- a CDS encoding transposase, producing the protein MAIQVTRTYVASIRNQPQVTSDLDSLGFAASKLWNIARWTCDRIWSETGTIPKDGPLKAYLKTHERYADLNSQSSQRVIEELAEAFRGWYAKRRNGNDRANPPKYRKHNGDHPRSTVTFKEDGFKHDAHNNRIRLSKGRNLKEHWSDFILCEIETRPDVVVENVRQVRAVYNGDEWELHIVCKHDIEAESPGNETAGIDLGIKNVAAVSYSTGAHELYPGNALKTDERYFAKEIATCNSSRSNKALRLRRKRSERRSHYLHALTRHLVSECVERGVGTIAVGNLEGIRDNDETGEARNWGDRGNEGLHGWAFDRFTNLLTYKAKAEGIAVVVVSERDTSKTCSCCGQKRDANRVERGLYVCCGCGVVMNADSNGAENIRRRLDQAEKVTLSPRSSGDRSSGRVARPVVNLFRRGEHDPSSGQGTFADQASLCEP; encoded by the coding sequence ATGGCGATTCAGGTCACTCGAACCTACGTTGCTTCCATCCGGAACCAGCCACAGGTCACGAGTGACTTGGACTCGCTTGGGTTCGCCGCCTCGAAACTCTGGAACATCGCACGCTGGACGTGCGACCGCATCTGGAGCGAAACAGGGACAATCCCCAAGGATGGCCCGCTCAAGGCCTACCTGAAGACCCACGAACGCTACGCCGACCTCAATTCTCAGTCGAGTCAGCGAGTCATCGAAGAACTCGCTGAAGCGTTCCGTGGCTGGTACGCCAAGCGCCGAAACGGGAACGACCGCGCAAACCCACCGAAGTACCGCAAACACAACGGCGACCACCCGCGCTCGACGGTCACGTTCAAAGAAGACGGCTTCAAACACGACGCCCACAACAACCGGATTCGCCTCTCCAAAGGTCGAAACCTGAAAGAACACTGGTCGGACTTCATCCTCTGCGAAATCGAGACCCGACCAGATGTTGTTGTCGAGAACGTCCGCCAAGTCCGAGCCGTCTACAACGGCGACGAGTGGGAACTCCACATCGTGTGCAAACACGACATCGAGGCTGAGTCGCCCGGCAACGAAACCGCCGGTATCGACCTCGGCATCAAGAACGTCGCCGCCGTCTCGTATTCCACGGGCGCCCACGAGTTGTATCCGGGGAACGCCCTCAAGACCGACGAACGCTACTTCGCCAAGGAGATAGCAACGTGCAACTCCTCTCGGTCAAACAAGGCCCTCAGGCTTCGACGGAAACGTTCTGAGCGCCGGTCACACTACCTGCACGCCCTCACCAGACACCTCGTCTCAGAGTGCGTCGAACGAGGTGTCGGAACGATTGCTGTTGGTAACCTCGAAGGCATCCGTGACAACGACGAAACCGGCGAGGCTCGCAACTGGGGCGACCGTGGCAACGAAGGCTTGCACGGGTGGGCGTTCGACCGCTTCACGAACCTCCTCACGTACAAGGCGAAAGCCGAAGGCATCGCCGTCGTTGTGGTGAGCGAGCGCGACACCTCGAAGACGTGTTCGTGCTGTGGACAGAAACGAGATGCCAATCGTGTAGAGCGTGGCTTGTACGTCTGTTGTGGGTGTGGAGTCGTGATGAACGCCGACTCGAATGGTGCGGAGAACATTCGGCGTCGGTTAGACCAAGCAGAAAAGGTAACTCTGAGTCCTCGGTCTTCCGGGGATAGGAGTAGCGGGCGTGTGGCACGCCCAGTAGTCAACCTGTTCCGTCGTGGAGAACACGACCCGAGTAGTGGACAGGGGACGTTCGCTGACCAAGCGAGCCTCTGCGAACCGTAA